In Pseudomonas sp. Leaf58, one DNA window encodes the following:
- a CDS encoding NAD(P)-dependent oxidoreductase yields the protein MSTALPSLGFAGIGLMGLPMCRRLLAAGYALTVWNRSPDKCAALVAAGARLASSPAELCRDSDMVLLCLADTAVVRDVVFGEQGIAQGGHSGQLLIDFSSLEPTATREMAAELAALCGMAWLDAPVSGGTPGAEAGTLAIMVGGAAADLQRARPVLQVLGQRVTHMGAVGAGQVTKACNQMIVACNALVIAEVVAMAEQSGVDATLLAEALAGGFADSKPLQILAPQMAESRFEPIKWHVRTLLKDLDGAVKFSREQGSATPISGLAAQLMRLHGSQGYLQKDPATLVELYRSKG from the coding sequence ATGAGCACTGCACTACCTTCGCTTGGATTCGCGGGTATTGGCCTGATGGGCCTGCCCATGTGCCGGCGCCTGCTGGCAGCGGGCTACGCGCTGACCGTGTGGAACCGCAGCCCGGACAAGTGCGCCGCCCTGGTGGCCGCCGGCGCACGCCTGGCCAGCAGCCCTGCCGAACTGTGCCGCGACAGCGACATGGTGCTGTTGTGCTTGGCTGACACGGCTGTGGTGCGCGACGTGGTGTTCGGCGAGCAAGGCATTGCCCAGGGCGGGCATAGCGGCCAGTTGCTGATCGACTTCTCCAGCCTGGAGCCCACCGCCACCCGGGAAATGGCCGCCGAACTGGCGGCGCTGTGCGGTATGGCCTGGCTCGACGCCCCGGTGTCCGGTGGCACGCCCGGTGCCGAAGCCGGCACGTTGGCAATTATGGTGGGTGGCGCGGCGGCCGACCTGCAGCGTGCGCGCCCGGTGTTACAAGTCCTGGGCCAGCGGGTGACGCACATGGGCGCGGTGGGCGCCGGCCAGGTGACCAAGGCCTGCAACCAGATGATCGTGGCTTGCAATGCCCTGGTGATTGCCGAAGTGGTGGCCATGGCAGAACAGTCCGGGGTCGACGCGACGCTGCTTGCCGAAGCGCTGGCTGGCGGCTTTGCCGATTCCAAACCATTGCAAATCCTCGCGCCGCAAATGGCCGAGAGCCGCTTCGAGCCAATCAAGTGGCACGTGCGCACGCTGCTCAAGGATCTCGATGGCGCGGTCAAATTCTCCCGCGAGCAAGGCTCGGCGACGCCGATCAGTGGCCTCGCCGCGCAATTGATGCGCCTGCACGGTAGCCAGGGGTATCTGCAAAAAGATCCGGCGACCCTGGTCGAACTGTACCGCAGCAAGGGGTAA
- a CDS encoding DUF2288 domain-containing protein — MTDQTSTLYAKLLGETAIIEWKALERFWAKGDLIWVDQSLDLIAVAEAMAENRSEIFAKWRSDGTVGPVTAEQAQVLQSRDPEIWAVVVSPFIVIQIKPAAEA, encoded by the coding sequence ATGACTGATCAAACAAGCACCCTCTATGCCAAATTGCTTGGCGAGACGGCAATCATCGAGTGGAAAGCCCTGGAGCGCTTCTGGGCCAAAGGTGACCTGATTTGGGTCGACCAGAGCCTGGACCTGATTGCCGTTGCCGAGGCGATGGCCGAGAATCGCAGCGAGATCTTCGCCAAGTGGCGTAGTGATGGCACTGTCGGGCCGGTAACGGCCGAGCAGGCTCAGGTGCTGCAAAGCCGCGATCCAGAGATCTGGGCAGTGGTGGTTTCACCGTTCATCGTGATTCAAATCAAGCCCGCCGCAGAGGCTTGA